The Halichondria panicea chromosome 10, odHalPani1.1, whole genome shotgun sequence region aattcgttattttcaagacaaaatttaatgtaagcgggaacgtatgaatgcagtgctgGCAATCAAACTAAACGAAtcttttaccccacgaaaattacccgctatacggtattataaacgggtactaattttagcaaatttgtaattaacgctaccttgctaataatattataacgcATTATTAAGTTcctttgagagtatgctataGCAAGCTAGCccctgtatctgactccattCAAGCTTAAAACTCATAATCTTTTGACaaatattgtgctaatgaattttCTGCTAGTACCCTACAAAATCTGatacgctaaaattactactgTCTATTTATTAATTAAGGTAGCAATTAttcatcaccatggcaacagGTTACTGgttatgtatatgcatgtagctgTCCACTGTTAAAATTCCTTATTTCCCTTCATCATTAACTGCTcacatacccactatacaggaCGGACGTACTGCCTATGATGTGGCTAGTAGGAATGGACACACTCAAGTGTGTGAACTACTACACTGACTCTGTACCTTattaactgtacatgtgttaccATACATCCTGTTCGTATCATGCTTTAAACTAtactctgcgcacttaaggcccgggtccagattttaacaccaaaatttacactatgttcatactgctgtattatttgcaatatacagtgtatgctggatcaaaatgatccaaaatgaagctcaatgttttctttttccaaaaaactaattagcttaattcaattatgctaattagtcccataaatgatgatgacgtcatgccactttcagaaagagaagtgcaaatacggcgttgaagatgccaagatcaagcttcaaaaacaaggctagatgaacatctcatagctaggtactagtatccttgatgggaagagtaggagttattgtattcttgagatacacaaaatagcctacctctagggtggctgtcagagctaaagaagctagcatagctaagaaagttttggacatttttacttcccatcaaggaaacataatcataacaacataatctatcttttgagggcctaaacagctactcttaccttgttttagtccgccgtatttgttgccaaagataatctataatagttctagcagctagctaagcaaatacattgaccttatgacgtcacatgcaatgaataacattaataaacattatgaatctcattaacactacatgatctacatgatctacataaaatgtaggcaatgaataaaattaatcttatcagtgcctgacccaggccttaactgcgcAGAGTATACATCATTTTTTCTTAAGGTTTTATGCAAATTTTGATTGACagtataattaatgtacaaaCGTACACAGTGCAGTGATAGcaactttataattattgtcataacCATTGTCATTCATTTTGTATGTTCAACTTGTAAATATTTGCACTTAATTTGATAAAACATGGATACAAAACTTGAGGATACGAAATGCTACTATGTCATGACTTGTTAAATGTATAGTCATCAGTTCAGCTTGAGTTACTAACAGCTAATGCATGAGTCCATTGTTTCACACTCTGATTGTTCCCTGGAGCAGTTGCTCGTGGAGCTCCTCTGTTAGAGGGACGTACGAAGACCCCCTCAATATGTACAGTGGGTCAGTCACCTCTGTTCGATCAAAACCCCCGTTCCTCAACTTGACCTTACGCAGTTTGAAAGTCCCAGTGAGCTCTGCCGACTCTATTAGCCTCACAAAGATAGGTACAGCATAGGGGggcagggagagagagagttgGTGAGGGAGTGTCGACAGGTCCACAGTGTCCCGAGTCCCCACAATGGCAGCCATTCCAGCACGCCCTTCGTTACCAGGCACCTCAACACCGTACACCACCACATCCGTCAACTTCAACACAGTAGCAATACGAGTCTCAACCTCTGCCGTGGATACGTTCTCCCCCTTCCAACGAAACGTGTCCCCAGATCGATCACAGAAATACACCCAACCTTCCTCGTCAATGCACATTATGTCTCCAGTTCTGAAAAAAGCATCTCCTACTTTGAAACAATTCCTAAGAATTTTTTTTGCCGAGCTTTCTTTGTTTCGATATCCGTAGAAGGGAGAGGCTTTAGTAATCTCACAAACAGTTTCACCAGGTTCGCTCACACCACACTCGACACAGAAACCATTCTCATCTCTTAGGTAATCGCCAGTCTCCGAATGAAGcttcaggatagtgacgttttgAATGGACGGTACAAACAGTGGGAGAGCTCCAATAGATCCTGGCTTGTTGTCAATGTTGATGATACCAAAGTTGCCCTCAGTGGAGCCATAAAACTCGATAATGTGATCCACTTCAAATCGTTTCTGGAACTCCAGccacagctcttttctgagtCCTGCAGTGATGATTAGACGTACtttgtgttgtgtgtcagTGGGTTGAGGGGGTTGGGCCAACACGTAGCGATTCAACTCCCCAATCGTGCACACCATCTGCACAGTGGGGGAGTAAGTGGATATAAATGAAGTGATGTCACCCGTACACAGTGATACATAGCTCAAGTTGTGTAGTGAAAGCAAAGGCAAGAATAGCTGAAAGCATAACAAGCTGAAAGCATATTAAACAACATGTACTGTCTATTTAAAGCATAATTAGATTTAAGAAAAATATTAGCCAACTCAACTCACAGTGCAGTTGTACTTTACACAATCGGTCCAAAAGTGTTTGGCAGAGAACTTTTTCCTAATGACGAGAGTGGCTCCTGTGTAGATCATAGGCCCTCCATTGTGTGCGAGGCCGTGGGAATGGTAGAGAGGCAGGACAGAGTAcacacagtcactgtcagtcaCTCCTCCGGCAATCCCAAAGAAAGTAGGAGAACGAAACAATCTGTGAGAGAGAGGGACGGGATTAGTACACTCTGATACTGGGGGCCTcaagatgtgtgtgtgtgtgtgtgtgtgtgtgtgtgtgtgtgtgtgtgtgtgtgtgtgtgtgtgtgtgtgtgtgtgtgtgtgtgtgtgtgtgtgtgtgtgcgtatgtgcgtgcctgtgtgtgtgtgtgtgtgtgtgcgtgtgtgtgtgcgtgggtgtgtacATTTGCTGACTCAACCACTaaaataactagagcactaaagtgcaaaccctcggctggtgacatgattataaagaaaccagaagactgatataatgcagtgcatatagtgatgttgttatcatcatcatgcatgacttgcacagcaactcaggagcaataaaactaaaccagactggaggcatactgaaacatttgagaacaggtagtagtactatagatatatgcactgtggattaggatcacagcaaagaagcctggagtctcagagaagtatggctccaggtcctgcatggatcccagtcagctaaagcaagctttctactttagtgaccctgttccattgttcctggtagatacagctttctactttagtgaccctgttccattgtttctggacctggtacaggatcacttcagttataagtaacgcatgtgcaagttctgttcaagctacattttgctcgcttttattagacaaagaagctttaacaccgaaagctgccactatccaaagtactaacttgttgtgtggaggctactcatgctgtaaacgcagtgctagagcatccaggtaagcagacctagtcacaagcttattcaagcttcttagcttttgctcgacaaagaagctttaacagcaaaatctgccactatttaaatcaagatactgttgtgtgaaggctatccatgctgtaaacgcagtgctgtggcatccaggtgagtagaaaatcccatcacaaacagacaaacaaacaaacaaacaaaccaacagactactatacccgtggccgcccacgcgcctcgggtaatgagCTTACTTTGAGTCATCCACATTGCAAGCCTTGGGCATACCAGTGGTCCCAGATGTGTACACATAGAGCACAGTGTCTGCAGCAAATTGGCCATTAGAATGGCATGCACATAATTCAATAGTCTACAATTAAAGCATGTCTATATACATAGTGGAGGGGAACATTACATTCTATCAGATAAACAGACACTGTAGAAATGACAACCATAGAGAATGGTATGCACAAATGTTAATTGTCTATAACAATTGTTTACATGGACATACCTatactaaataattatgggatgCATGAATTGTTATCACTGGCAGCTTACCATTGACACTCCTGTCCTCAcgaggagggggtggggtctTAGACACACTCTCCAGTAGTCCCTCTAGCCGTGTGACTCCGCCCACTCCAGCATCACCACCGACAGAGTAGGCGTGGTCTCGTACCCCTGGATCCAGGTCCTCCCACACTTCCCTCACAGCTTCCCCCAGAGAGCTACTCAACACTAGACCACGACACGAGGACACTTTGATGCAATGTAACAACGACTCCTGGCGTAGTTTAGTGTTTATCAGAGCTGAGATGGCTCCAAGCTTTGCCAGTCCAAGGTACAGAGCATAGGACTCTGGAGAATTCTCCAAAAACAGTGCAATACAGTCTCCTTTCTTGACTCCAGTAGAACGGAAAAAGTTGGCAATTTGGTTGATGTAATCTTCAAGTTCACTAAAGGTCAGCGTTCGATCTGATTCTCCATCGAGACCAATGCTAATGATAGCTGGCTTGTTTGGGAATTTGGCTGCCGTTTCAGAAAGGAAATCAAACACCATTTTTCTCTCTGATGTCTTACGCTTGAGGCCAAGCTTCATCCAGACTCCAACCAGCATCCACCTTATTATAAAATTACCAAATGTTTAATATTTAGTGTTGATATATAATTAGACTCtatatgtgttgtgtgtaaaATATCTTCCATTGAATACAGCTAGTCACGTGCACACCTCAGATCTCTGGGCACAGTCTtaaagaagagcttgcaaaaCTTAGTCCCTCCCAGCACAGAGAACTGCACCAGACCAAAGAGGAGGGCCCCCCATCCTCCAACACCTCCTAACCAGTACAGTCCAGCTGCACAGGCTGCAGACAAAAGAAAGGGAGCTCTTGGAAATCCCTTCACTCTCTTCTGGTAGACTACAGCagcagagctagagctagaggcCATCTTGTTGTCCGGCTTCAGTACCCTTCAAAAAGAAGGGCGTGGCTTGTAAATGGATTCCAGGCAGATTTTGTTTTAATAGAACGGTTACCTCAATTCCAAGACCACCCTCGAAATAACGTCTAGCTAGACCTAgacttggaatcgaggctaccaaGAAGAGACCCTAGTCTCGCGGGCCAATCAGTTTTTTTAAGTATGGCCCACAAGGAGGCTATTACtcactgtactatactgtacttaGATTCTTCAGTTTATATACTGTGCATTTTGTTTGATTTGAAACGAAAAAAGGGTGTTTGGAGGCACATGGAGAGTAAGCTCCATTCTGTTAACAGCCACTGCTGCCATTTGTATAACTGTGCTTCAACAGTGAACCTGTCAGCTAGCCAAAGTGCTCAGCTCAAAGCTTCTTCGCACACCGTGAAAACAGTTGGCTAGCATGACAGGTTTGGACTCTTTCAAGCTGGCACTTTCTGCCCTAAGGTCCGGAGACTTTCCCCAGAGCGTGAAAAGAGGACAAGCCTCTTGCATGTTGCTCTGAAACAAATCTTCCACGTGCCTCACAGAACAGTGAAAAATCAGTCATTTTATACTATCACAACCACGTGGTCGGGacagtgcacatgcgcgaaGAGAGGTGACCACATGGCTTATTGCATGTAAGGGGCGTACACCAAGGAAGTACTTAAAATAAACAAGATGGTGTTTCCAAGAAAGGGTGTGCTGGTGGCTCTAGTAACTACAGTGGTTCTAGTTCTCATCGGGTTCCCACTATGGATAGCCTCTCTGTTTGGTCTGATGGGGTTTCTGGGCACGGGTGGACTCCAGTACTGCAAGCTTTTTATACGAACCTTCCCCGTGGATCTCTGGTGAGTTGAATGTCTAGCTCCTCTGGTATGGTATCTGTGttcacacacactcaataaCTTTATCCATACCTCATCGTTAAATCACAGGATGGGAAAGAATTTACTAGCGATGATGAAAAAGTCAAACCGTGTAAAAAAAGAAAATTTGTACGTTTCCGACTTATTCCAAGAAACAGCTGCCAAATATCCCAACAAAGTGGCCATATATTTCGAGGATCGTACTATAACCTTTCGTGAACTGGACGTACTCTCAAACAAGATAGCCCATCATTTCCTGGCTCAGGGTTTTCAACGTGGCGACGCTGTTGCTATGTGCATGGAAAATTGTCTCGAGTACATTCCCGTTTTTCTAGGGCTATCGAAGATCGGAGCGGTGGCTGCTTTGATCAATTACAACCTTCGACAAGAGTCTCTCACTCATTGCATCAAAATATCCTCGTGTCGTGGTCTAGTGTTTAATAGCTCTCTGGGGGGAGCTGTGAAGGAGGTTTGGGAGGACCTGGATCCAGGGGTACGAGACCACGCCTACTCTGTCGGTGGTGATGCTGGAATAGGCGGAGTCTCACAACTAGAGGGACTACTGGAGAGTGTGTCAGCTAGTAACCCTCCCCCAGTGCATGGGAAAAGCTCTGATGGTACGCACGGCACACATACTTTCAATATTACTCTTAATGCCATAATTGTCTTTATAATTAGGTGCTTTTTTTAGTAGTGTTATGTGCTTTCAGAACCCTGTGTCTATAGCAACATGCGTATGACTGACTATTGTGTCCATTCTCTTTTGTCCTTATCTCCAGACAATGTGTGCTATATCTACACGTCCGGGACCACTGGAATGCCCAAGGCTTGTGTAATGAAGCATGACAGGTCAGagttcattataataataattatggatgtCTTATAATAGGTATCATATCGCTTGTGGATTATCCTGTAGAGCTTTAACCAGTTAgaattttccatgtagaagtctcTGGCATACTCgtcaaccacataaagcatgAATTCGAACAGTTTTGGAGAGCTTGAGCTCACTTTAACGTTTATATCTAACCTATTTGCACTAGTAATTATGTTTCTCTGTGCTCTCAGGTACTGTACCCTTCCTGATGGAGTGACAGAGTTTGCTGGTGTTACGGCTGATGATATCGTCTATTGCACTCTCCCTCTCTACCACTCCAATGGAGGCATGTTAGCCACTGGACAGATGCTCTTTGTGGGTGCCAGCTTTGCTCTCAGGAAGAAGTTCTCAGCCAGCAACTTCTGGACTGACTGCATCAAATACAAGTgcacggtgtgtgtgtgtgtgtggtgtgtgtgtgtgtgtgtgtgtgtgtgtgtgtgttgtgtgtgtgtgtgtgtgtgtgtgtgtgtgtgtgttttgacTACTGGATTCCCTCTATAACGGATACTTGGGGAATATAGTTTTGGCCCTTATAATATACAAAGGTTGTTTTGGTTATGGgtttgttttgtacacaaactgttcatttgggacctgaaTGTCCGGCTTTTTTCATCAGGGGTGACCGTTAAAAgggttctactgtatagtaGTTCAATTCACTTTACTCTTTATAACCTCTTCAGGTTTTCTTCTACATTGGAGAAATTTGTCGCTACATTTTGGCCCAGCCCAAGAGGCCTACGGACACACAACATTGCATTCGGCTGATAGTTGGGAACGGATTACGCTACGAAGTATGGAAGGACTTTATCGAGCGATTCAAGATTCCTCAAGTAGCCGAGTTGTACGGCTCGACCGAAGGCAACGTTGGACTGATGAACTCTCTCAATAAAATCGGAGCTTGTGGTAGAATATCTGTCATCCTGCCATTTATCAACCCAGTTGCATTCGTCAAGGTGGACGAAAATGGAGGCTATATTCGAGACAGTAACGGATTTTGTGTGCCTGCCGCTGTGAACGAGCCCGGGGAGTGTATGGGGGTCATTAAAAAGAGTCAAGCAAGGTTTAAATTTCACGGCTACACGGACAAATCGTCCACTTCCAAGAAAGTCATGAACAACGTGTTTCGCACTGGGGACTCGTACTTCAGGTCAGGTGACATCCTACGAATGGACGAGGAGGGTTTTGTGTATTTCTGTGATCGCACCGGAGACACGTTTCGTTGGAAGGGAGAGAACGTATCCACGGCAGAAGTGGAGGCTACGATGGCTCATATTCTTGAGTTGACGGATGTGGTGGTGTACGATGTTGAGGTGCCTGGTAACGAGGGGCGTGCTGGAATGGCTGCCATTGTGGGGACTCGGGACACTGTGGACCTGTCAACACTCCCTCGCcaactctctctctccctgccCCCCTATGCTGTGCCTATCTTTGTGAGGCTAATAGAGGCGGCTGAGCTCACTGGGACTTTCAAACTGCGTAAGGTCAAGCTGAGGAACGAGGGTTTTGATCGAACAGAGGTGACTGACCCACTGTACATGTTGAGGGGGTCTTCGTACGTCCCTCTAACAGAGGAGCTCCACGAGCAACTCCTCCAGGGAACAATCAGAGTGTGAAACAATGGACTCATGCATTAGCTGTTAGTAGGGGACTCTATAGAAGGAAAGAATTGGTTGAATCATTAGTGCGTGCATATGTCATGAATTACTTAATTCTTGGCAGAATTATTAGTATTGTTATTATTGGTGTGCTACACGGAATCATGTGACTTTTTGTTATTATTGGTATCGTAAAGAttttcatgataattatcatgtgacataattaattattaatattgtATTATTCAGGAAGTGAAAAAGTTTAGCAATTTACAACAAgaggcaataataattatacagtcatacATACAATTAACGCCTAACTTTCTTTCTATATTTGTCATAATGAAAGTCATCAGTGGCTTGTGCGTCGGTCTTTCGCTTGCCCAGATCTTGACCAACTGCCTTCAACT contains the following coding sequences:
- the LOC135342629 gene encoding long-chain fatty acid transport protein 4-like, giving the protein MASSSSSAAVVYQKRVKGFPRAPFLLSAACAAGLYWLGGVGGWGALLFGLVQFSVLGGTKFCKLFFKTVPRDLRWMLVGVWMKLGLKRKTSERKMVFDFLSETAAKFPNKPAIISIGLDGESDRTLTFSELEDYINQIANFFRSTGVKKGDCIALFLENSPESYALYLGLAKLGAISALINTKLRQESLLHCIKVSSCRGLVLSSSLGEAVREVWEDLDPGVRDHAYSVGGDAGVGGVTRLEGLLESVSKTPPPPREDRSVNDTVLYVYTSGTTGMPKACNVDDSKLFRSPTFFGIAGGVTDSDCVYSVLPLYHSHGLAHNGGPMIYTGATLVIRKKFSAKHFWTDCVKYNCTMVCTIGELNRYVLAQPPQPTDTQHKVRLIITAGLRKELWLEFQKRFEVDHIIEFYGSTEGNFGIINIDNKPGSIGALPLFVPSIQNVTILKLHSETGDYLRDENGFCVECGVSEPGETVCEITKASPFYGYRNKESSAKKILRNCFKVGDAFFRTGDIMCIDEEGWVYFCDRSGDTFRWKGENVSTAEVETRIATVLKLTDVVVYGVEVPGNEGRAGMAAIVGTRDTVDLSTLPHQLSLSLPPYAVPIFVRLIESAELTGTFKLRKVKLRNGGFDRTEVTDPLYILRGSSYVPLTEELHEQLLQGTIRV
- the LOC135342633 gene encoding long-chain fatty acid transport protein 4-like, with amino-acid sequence MVFPRKGVLVALVTTVVLVLIGFPLWIASLFGLMGFLGTGGLQYCKLFIRTFPVDLWMGKNLLAMMKKSNRVKKENLYVSDLFQETAAKYPNKVAIYFEDRTITFRELDVLSNKIAHHFLAQGFQRGDAVAMCMENCLEYIPVFLGLSKIGAVAALINYNLRQESLTHCIKISSCRGLVFNSSLGGAVKEVWEDLDPGVRDHAYSVGGDAGIGGVSQLEGLLESVSASNPPPVHGKSSDDNVCYIYTSGTTGMPKACVMKHDRYCTLPDGVTEFAGVTADDIVYCTLPLYHSNGGMLATGQMLFVGASFALRKKFSASNFWTDCIKYKCTVFFYIGEICRYILAQPKRPTDTQHCIRLIVGNGLRYEVWKDFIERFKIPQVAELYGSTEGNVGLMNSLNKIGACGRISVILPFINPVAFVKVDENGGYIRDSNGFCVPAAVNEPGECMGVIKKSQARFKFHGYTDKSSTSKKVMNNVFRTGDSYFRSGDILRMDEEGFVYFCDRTGDTFRWKGENVSTAEVEATMAHILELTDVVVYDVEVPGNEGRAGMAAIVGTRDTVDLSTLPRQLSLSLPPYAVPIFVRLIEAAELTGTFKLRKVKLRNEGFDRTEVTDPLYMLRGSSYVPLTEELHEQLLQGTIRV